In the genome of Enterococcus hirae ATCC 9790, one region contains:
- a CDS encoding amino acid permease: protein MEEEKLTRSLSARHIQMIALGGTIGVGLFMGASSTIRWTGPSVMVAYAVAGLFLYLIMRALGEMLYVDPSTGSFANYASNYLHPVAGYLTAWSNIFQFIVVGISEVIAVGEYMNYWWPHLPTIIPGIVVILFLMLANLASVKAFGELEFWFSMIKVGTIVLMILVGLGVILFGLGNQGQAVGISNLWKNGGFFTGGVKGFFFALSIVVASYQGIELIGMAAGEAANPKKTIVEAVQSTIGRILIFYIGAIFIIVSIYPWNQLGTIGSPFVQTFSKIGITFAAGLINFVVLTAALSGCNSGIFSASRMIYTLAINGKMSRKFLKLTRHGVPFYPVVAISSGILIGLVLNYLLPLFVNHAENIFVFVYSSSILPGMVPWVVILLSEIQFKKQHPEEMRDHPFKMPLSPYTNYLTLLFLAIVLIFMFINQETRIPLIIGLVFLCYMTIHYFLRERRLKSR from the coding sequence ATGGAAGAAGAAAAATTAACTCGAAGCCTTAGTGCCCGTCACATTCAGATGATTGCACTAGGAGGAACGATCGGCGTAGGATTGTTTATGGGTGCTTCCTCAACCATTCGTTGGACAGGTCCCTCAGTAATGGTTGCCTATGCTGTCGCAGGTCTCTTTCTTTATTTGATCATGCGAGCACTTGGCGAAATGCTTTATGTCGATCCTTCAACGGGTTCTTTTGCGAATTATGCTAGTAATTATCTTCATCCTGTCGCTGGTTATTTAACTGCTTGGAGTAACATCTTTCAGTTTATTGTTGTCGGGATCAGTGAAGTCATTGCAGTCGGTGAATATATGAATTATTGGTGGCCTCATCTGCCAACAATCATTCCTGGGATTGTCGTCATCCTCTTTTTGATGCTTGCCAACTTAGCTTCTGTTAAAGCTTTTGGTGAACTAGAATTTTGGTTTTCAATGATTAAAGTCGGCACGATCGTTTTGATGATTCTGGTAGGGCTAGGTGTCATCTTATTTGGCTTAGGAAATCAAGGCCAAGCAGTCGGGATCTCTAATCTTTGGAAAAACGGCGGTTTCTTTACCGGCGGAGTAAAAGGTTTCTTTTTTGCGCTATCCATTGTTGTTGCATCTTATCAAGGAATCGAGCTGATCGGAATGGCCGCTGGAGAAGCTGCAAATCCGAAAAAAACGATCGTTGAAGCTGTTCAATCAACTATTGGACGAATCTTGATTTTTTACATTGGTGCTATTTTTATTATCGTTAGTATCTATCCATGGAATCAATTAGGCACAATAGGTTCCCCATTTGTTCAAACATTTTCTAAAATCGGGATCACATTTGCTGCCGGATTGATCAATTTCGTCGTCTTGACGGCTGCCTTATCTGGGTGTAATTCGGGTATTTTCAGTGCCAGTCGAATGATCTACACCTTAGCAATCAATGGAAAAATGTCGAGGAAATTTTTAAAACTAACCCGTCATGGCGTACCTTTTTATCCAGTCGTAGCGATTTCTAGCGGGATATTGATTGGCCTAGTTTTAAATTACCTGTTACCTTTGTTTGTGAATCATGCAGAAAATATTTTCGTTTTTGTCTATAGTTCCAGTATTTTACCGGGGATGGTTCCTTGGGTGGTTATCTTACTTAGTGAGATCCAATTTAAAAAACAACACCCAGAAGAAATGAGAGATCATCCATTTAAAATGCCATTATCACCTTATACCAATTATCTTACTTTATTATTTTTAGCCATTGTCTTGATTTTTATGTTTATCAATCAAGAAACAAGAATTCCATTGATTATTGGTCTCGTGTTTTTGTGCTACATGACGATTCATTATTTTCTACGTGAACGAAGACTGAAAAGTCGCTAA
- a CDS encoding arginine repressor, whose amino-acid sequence MKKIQRQALIRQIITEKPISTQEELLLCLQDAGVTATQATISRDIRELKLVKSTDENKQVRYNLFSQPAETLHEERLQAAVKREVLKIQVVQFMIVVLTEKDGADVVTNWLDEVAYPEVVATIAGVDTFIVICRSEEEAQDFAEKLERMRE is encoded by the coding sequence ATGAAAAAAATCCAACGACAAGCATTGATTCGTCAAATCATCACAGAAAAACCAATCAGCACACAAGAAGAACTATTGCTTTGTCTTCAAGACGCAGGGGTGACAGCCACTCAAGCAACTATTTCTCGTGATATCCGTGAGCTGAAGTTAGTGAAGTCTACGGATGAAAATAAGCAAGTTCGTTACAATCTGTTCAGTCAGCCTGCTGAAACGTTACATGAAGAACGACTACAAGCAGCTGTTAAAAGAGAAGTTTTGAAAATACAAGTTGTTCAATTTATGATCGTGGTGCTAACAGAAAAAGATGGGGCGGATGTCGTAACCAATTGGTTAGATGAAGTCGCTTATCCAGAAGTTGTTGCAACGATTGCTGGAGTGGATACATTCATTGTGATTTGCCGTTCGGAAGAAGAAGCACAAGATTTTGCAGAAAAATTAGAAAGAATGAGGGAATAA
- a CDS encoding metal ABC transporter ATP-binding protein → MSEAIINIQQLTVAYQGKLALNEVDVMIQPKKITGIIGPNGAGKSTFMKAILALIPKVSGEISFGGSLLKEARKKIAYVEQRNELDLSFPIDVLGVVLLGTYPSLRLGQRPGKKEKERAQQALEKVGMASYGKRQISELSGGQLQRVFIARALAQQAEWIFLDEPFVGIDAVSEKKIFSILKELKAAGKTIIIVHHDLHKVTEYFDEVILLNQQLIAAGPVATTFTSENLKIAYGEVIGQLVKGAKEK, encoded by the coding sequence GTGTCAGAAGCGATCATTAATATCCAGCAATTAACCGTTGCTTATCAAGGAAAGTTAGCGTTAAACGAAGTTGATGTAATGATCCAACCCAAAAAAATCACTGGGATCATCGGTCCAAATGGTGCGGGAAAATCAACTTTTATGAAAGCTATACTGGCTTTGATTCCCAAAGTATCTGGAGAAATTTCTTTTGGCGGTTCATTGCTAAAAGAAGCACGTAAAAAAATCGCTTATGTTGAACAACGAAATGAATTGGATCTCTCTTTTCCAATTGATGTGTTAGGTGTGGTCTTATTGGGGACTTATCCATCATTAAGGTTGGGACAACGTCCGGGAAAAAAAGAAAAAGAACGAGCACAGCAAGCATTAGAAAAAGTCGGTATGGCTTCGTATGGGAAGCGACAAATAAGCGAATTGTCGGGTGGACAGTTACAACGTGTTTTTATTGCCCGCGCATTGGCGCAACAAGCAGAATGGATTTTTCTTGATGAGCCATTTGTAGGGATTGATGCCGTAAGTGAGAAAAAAATTTTTTCAATATTGAAAGAATTAAAAGCAGCAGGTAAAACGATCATCATTGTTCATCACGACTTGCACAAAGTAACAGAATATTTTGATGAAGTGATTTTATTGAATCAGCAATTGATCGCTGCCGGACCTGTTGCAACGACATTTACTTCAGAAAATCTGAAGATTGCTTATGGTGAAGTGATCGGGCAATTAGTGAAAGGGGCAAAAGAAAAATGA
- a CDS encoding GyrI-like domain-containing protein, which produces MATIDWKKTEPGYSSKKKPQILTLSPQNFFSIKGVGDPNEDDFQRRVAALYAVSYAIRMAPKKNWQIPNYLPYTVYPLEGHWGLQEAYLQEKVMKKSHFAYQIMIKQPGFVTKEVAHEALLRVADKIPNDLFDQVVFSSMDEGLVAQMLHVGPYEDEPQTFEKLTTFIEEQGYQRIAKEHKEIYLGDPRRANPEKLRTILRVKIAPKNQLKK; this is translated from the coding sequence ATGGCTACGATTGATTGGAAAAAAACGGAACCAGGTTATAGTAGTAAAAAAAAGCCACAGATCTTAACGTTATCCCCACAGAATTTTTTTAGCATAAAAGGAGTAGGGGATCCAAATGAAGACGATTTTCAGCGACGAGTGGCAGCTTTATATGCTGTTAGTTATGCGATCCGAATGGCCCCAAAGAAAAATTGGCAGATTCCTAACTATCTTCCCTACACTGTTTATCCATTAGAAGGACATTGGGGATTACAAGAAGCTTATTTGCAAGAAAAAGTAATGAAGAAGAGTCATTTTGCTTATCAGATTATGATCAAACAACCTGGATTTGTGACGAAAGAAGTTGCACATGAGGCTCTACTACGTGTAGCGGACAAAATTCCCAATGATTTGTTCGACCAAGTAGTATTTAGTAGCATGGATGAAGGATTAGTCGCTCAGATGCTTCACGTGGGACCATATGAGGATGAGCCACAAACCTTTGAAAAATTAACAACGTTTATCGAAGAGCAGGGGTATCAACGGATAGCTAAAGAACATAAAGAAATTTATTTAGGGGATCCGCGCAGAGCCAACCCAGAAAAACTGAGAACGATTTTGCGTGTCAAGATTGCGCCAAAAAATCAACTAAAAAAATAA
- a CDS encoding metal ABC transporter permease, producing MIQSFIEGMMNYQFLQYALFTSMLVGLASGVIGSFIILRGMSLMGDAISHAVLPGVAISYMFGFSYILGATVFGMLTAGLIGFVTQRSRLKNDTAIGIVFSSFFALGVILISFAQSATDLYHILFGNVLAVRESDLQMTAIVSGIVLLFVFIFYKELKITSFDPMMAKAYGLNITLIHYLLMFFLTLVAVVSLQTVGTILVIAMLITPAATAYLLTNSLVKMIAISSTVGVLSAILGVFFSYSYNWPSGATIVLACALFFLLAFCFSPSKGIFFAHKRLIKSE from the coding sequence ATGATCCAATCGTTTATTGAAGGAATGATGAACTACCAGTTTTTACAATATGCATTGTTCACATCAATGCTCGTTGGTTTGGCTTCCGGGGTGATCGGATCTTTTATCATCTTACGAGGGATGTCGTTGATGGGAGATGCTATTTCACATGCGGTCTTACCAGGAGTAGCAATTTCCTACATGTTTGGCTTTAGTTATATTTTAGGTGCCACGGTCTTCGGCATGTTGACGGCAGGACTCATTGGTTTTGTTACCCAACGAAGTCGATTAAAGAATGATACAGCAATCGGTATCGTCTTTAGTTCATTCTTTGCATTAGGAGTCATTTTGATTTCTTTTGCCCAAAGTGCTACGGATCTGTACCATATATTATTTGGAAATGTGTTAGCGGTGAGAGAAAGCGACCTGCAGATGACGGCGATCGTTAGCGGTATTGTGTTATTGTTTGTGTTCATTTTCTATAAAGAACTCAAAATTACTTCTTTTGATCCGATGATGGCTAAAGCTTATGGGCTAAATATTACCTTGATCCACTATTTGCTCATGTTTTTCCTGACGTTAGTCGCAGTGGTTAGTTTACAGACAGTAGGGACGATCTTAGTGATTGCGATGTTGATCACACCAGCTGCTACAGCTTATCTATTAACGAATAGTTTAGTGAAAATGATTGCTATCTCATCAACAGTTGGTGTATTAAGTGCAATCTTGGGGGTATTTTTTAGTTATAGCTATAACTGGCCTTCCGGTGCAACCATCGTTTTAGCTTGCGCGCTATTCTTTCTGTTGGCATTTTGCTTTTCACCTTCTAAGGGAATCTTTTTTGCTCATAAACGGCTCATAAAAAGCGAGTAA
- a CDS encoding LysM peptidoglycan-binding domain-containing protein, with amino-acid sequence MNSIKKIVLGTTFAAGATAMFVGTTAHADEVYTIKSGDSLSKISQKFVGDNSLIDAIAEKNGIKDINRIYVGEELTIPTSSDASAKTVEAPKTTETVTEEHTYVAPVKTVEVTPAAPAAQTATAPSNSSSAKEWIANKESGGSYTATNGRYIGRYQLDASYLNGDYSAANQERVADQYVSSRYGSWDAAQAFWLANGWY; translated from the coding sequence ATGAATTCAATTAAGAAGATCGTTTTAGGAACAACTTTTGCTGCTGGTGCAACTGCAATGTTTGTAGGAACAACTGCTCATGCTGACGAAGTCTATACAATTAAATCAGGTGATTCACTATCAAAAATCTCACAAAAATTTGTTGGAGATAACTCATTGATCGATGCAATCGCTGAAAAAAATGGTATCAAAGACATCAACCGCATCTACGTTGGCGAAGAATTAACGATCCCGACTTCAAGTGATGCTTCAGCAAAAACAGTCGAAGCACCAAAAACAACTGAAACAGTAACGGAAGAACATACATATGTTGCTCCAGTTAAAACAGTTGAAGTAACACCTGCTGCTCCAGCTGCTCAAACAGCAACAGCTCCAAGCAATTCAAGTTCTGCAAAAGAATGGATTGCGAATAAAGAATCAGGCGGTTCTTACACAGCAACTAACGGCCGTTACATCGGACGTTACCAATTAGATGCATCATACTTAAATGGTGACTATTCTGCTGCAAACCAAGAACGCGTAGCTGATCAATATGTATCATCACGTTATGGCTCATGGGATGCTGCTCAAGCATTCTGGTTAGCAAACGGCTGGTACTAA
- a CDS encoding MFS transporter yields MTKQKQLLLVPAVIATGMMSFAGVLIETAMNVTFPTLINQFQLTTAQVQWVTTIYLLMISIIVPLSTYLTRNFSLRSLFLLSNLLFLAGIIVDFFSPTFFILLLGRLLQGAATGIALPLMFHIILTFAPMNRRGAMMGVGTLTTAIAPAIGPTYGGILTSNFTWNHIFLFLIPILILSLGIGLVAIPSMPVQKSGRLDVLSVFSLCLLFSGSLTFLSMLGQPLSWFALLIAIIGGILFYQRTKKADYPLIQLTIFSNKTFRLFLFSFLIYQFLLLGVSFVLPNFVQIVQGNSPFIAGIAMLPGATIGAVLSPFSGKLLDQHGPKKPIFAGLLLALVGWSALVFLLGHVSLLLLITCHVIYMIGIGLSYSNMMTTGMNALTDDYQSDGNAVFNTLQQFSGAVATSLVAIIINLIQAHADLSYKVATTFGSQVALGVLLLLLVISFILFIRYSLTTKHS; encoded by the coding sequence ATGACAAAACAAAAACAATTACTCTTAGTACCTGCAGTCATCGCAACCGGCATGATGTCTTTTGCGGGAGTGTTGATCGAAACAGCAATGAACGTCACATTTCCAACGTTGATCAACCAGTTTCAATTAACGACTGCACAAGTTCAATGGGTGACAACGATTTACCTGCTGATGATCTCGATCATCGTACCATTATCAACTTATTTAACACGAAATTTCAGCCTTAGAAGTCTCTTTTTACTTTCAAACCTGCTTTTTTTAGCAGGAATCATTGTTGACTTCTTTTCTCCGACTTTCTTCATTTTATTACTTGGTCGGCTTTTACAAGGGGCAGCTACCGGGATTGCTTTACCACTAATGTTCCATATTATTTTGACCTTTGCGCCTATGAACCGCCGCGGCGCGATGATGGGGGTGGGAACACTGACCACAGCAATTGCTCCGGCTATCGGGCCAACATATGGGGGAATCTTAACTTCAAATTTCACTTGGAATCATATCTTTCTTTTCTTGATTCCTATTTTGATTCTTTCTCTTGGCATCGGCTTGGTTGCTATTCCTTCAATGCCCGTTCAAAAAAGTGGACGTTTGGATGTGTTGAGTGTATTTAGTTTGTGTTTATTATTTAGCGGTAGCTTAACGTTTTTGAGTATGCTAGGACAACCGCTTAGTTGGTTTGCGTTACTAATAGCGATTATTGGTGGGATCCTTTTTTACCAACGAACAAAAAAAGCCGATTATCCATTGATACAACTAACCATTTTTTCTAATAAAACATTTCGCTTGTTCTTATTTAGCTTTTTAATCTACCAGTTCTTATTGCTAGGCGTTTCTTTTGTCTTACCAAATTTTGTTCAGATTGTTCAAGGAAACAGTCCTTTCATCGCTGGAATCGCCATGTTGCCAGGAGCTACGATTGGCGCTGTATTATCGCCGTTTTCTGGAAAACTGCTTGATCAACACGGTCCCAAAAAACCGATTTTTGCCGGATTACTCCTTGCTCTTGTTGGTTGGTCCGCACTAGTCTTTCTTCTAGGACATGTTTCATTGCTATTGTTGATTACTTGCCACGTGATCTATATGATAGGGATTGGTTTGTCTTATAGCAATATGATGACCACTGGGATGAATGCTTTAACGGATGACTATCAAAGTGATGGCAATGCTGTTTTTAATACCTTACAACAATTTTCTGGTGCCGTTGCTACTTCATTAGTGGCAATCATTATCAACCTTATTCAAGCGCATGCTGATTTGAGCTATAAAGTCGCCACGACATTCGGTTCACAAGTTGCTTTAGGTGTATTACTTCTTCTATTAGTTATCAGCTTTATCTTATTTATTCGTTATAGTTTAACTACAAAACATTCATGA
- a CDS encoding NAD(P)/FAD-dependent oxidoreductase, producing the protein MEKIAIIGGGIIGMTLANYVDTTKYSITLFDHGIGQATKASAGIISPWLSKRRNKTWYRLAKDGAAFFPKLVQDFALDPTIYARSGTLLLRQKEQLAELLDLAEERKKEAPEIGEIHLLKADQTADLLPLLKPTPSLFITGGGRLDGKAYLHYLTARLKRAGVTVINDKIRLQKRSDDWLILGEFGEEPFDRVILTPGPSLKPLLEPLGYQVDLRPQKGQLIAFTTHQFQSQKWPVAMLDGEADLIPFNDGKILLGATHENEQGWDLTPTNEAFLQLAEQTKAFFVQPEKLLSQPYQLQVGTRAYTSDFAPFFGPLFDEPNLIVASGLGSSGLTTGPYIGYLLAEFINTGKWHGTDYQKDLHNYIKKT; encoded by the coding sequence ATGGAAAAAATCGCCATTATCGGTGGTGGAATCATCGGTATGACATTAGCCAATTATGTAGATACCACAAAATACAGCATCACCTTATTTGACCATGGAATCGGTCAGGCAACCAAAGCAAGTGCGGGAATCATTTCTCCATGGTTATCCAAAAGAAGAAATAAAACATGGTATCGTTTAGCCAAAGACGGTGCGGCATTTTTCCCAAAATTAGTGCAAGATTTCGCACTTGATCCGACCATTTATGCTCGTTCCGGTACACTCTTGCTTCGACAAAAAGAACAATTAGCAGAATTACTTGATCTTGCAGAAGAACGAAAAAAAGAGGCACCTGAGATCGGAGAAATCCATTTATTAAAAGCGGATCAAACAGCTGATTTACTTCCTTTATTAAAACCGACCCCCTCTTTATTCATCACTGGTGGTGGCCGTTTAGACGGAAAAGCTTACCTTCATTATTTAACGGCACGCTTGAAAAGGGCTGGTGTAACAGTAATAAACGATAAGATTCGCCTACAAAAAAGGAGTGATGATTGGCTGATCCTCGGAGAATTTGGTGAAGAACCGTTTGACCGGGTCATTTTGACTCCTGGTCCTTCCTTGAAGCCTTTATTGGAACCATTAGGCTATCAGGTCGATCTTCGTCCTCAAAAAGGGCAGTTGATCGCTTTTACTACTCATCAGTTCCAAAGCCAAAAATGGCCTGTTGCCATGCTAGATGGAGAAGCAGACCTCATTCCCTTCAATGACGGAAAAATCTTATTGGGCGCTACACATGAAAATGAGCAAGGATGGGATCTGACTCCTACTAATGAAGCATTTTTACAGTTGGCTGAACAGACAAAAGCTTTTTTTGTACAACCAGAAAAATTACTTTCACAGCCTTATCAGTTACAAGTAGGAACGAGGGCATATACGTCTGATTTTGCTCCGTTTTTTGGTCCTTTATTCGATGAACCAAATCTGATCGTCGCAAGTGGACTCGGTTCTTCTGGTTTAACGACTGGTCCTTATATCGGTTATCTCTTAGCTGAATTTATAAACACTGGTAAGTGGCATGGAACGGACTATCAAAAAGATCTCCATAACTACATCAAGAAAACCTAA
- a CDS encoding metal ABC transporter substrate-binding protein: protein MKTNNYRIFWVMFASFFLLVGCGSQEKQEANKETTKETLNVVATNSILADMAKEVGKEHVAVHSIVPVGTDPHEYEVLPEDIKKASDADVILYNGLNLETGNGWFTNLMETTHKKEEKDYFAVSKKVTPIYLSGGSSKSKADPHAWLDLSNGMKYVEEITRIFSEKDAENKAVYEENAKKYIEKLSELDEKAKTNFQTIPEDKRLLVTSEGAFKYFSKAYGIPASYIWEINTESQGTPEQMKQIINQVRDSAVPALFVETSVDPRSMERVAKETGVAIYDRLYTDSIDKEGKPGDSYYKMMDWNIRTIHDGLTQEK from the coding sequence ATGAAAACCAATAACTATCGGATTTTTTGGGTAATGTTCGCAAGTTTCTTTTTGTTAGTGGGCTGTGGCAGTCAAGAAAAGCAGGAAGCTAATAAAGAAACGACTAAAGAAACATTGAATGTTGTAGCAACCAACTCTATCTTAGCGGATATGGCAAAAGAAGTAGGAAAGGAACATGTAGCTGTTCATAGTATCGTGCCTGTAGGAACAGATCCTCATGAATATGAAGTGTTACCAGAAGATATCAAAAAAGCGAGTGATGCCGATGTGATTTTATATAATGGGCTAAATCTAGAAACTGGTAATGGCTGGTTTACGAATTTAATGGAAACCACACATAAAAAAGAAGAGAAAGATTATTTTGCAGTGAGTAAAAAAGTAACACCCATTTATTTATCAGGTGGGAGTTCCAAGAGTAAAGCTGACCCTCATGCCTGGTTAGATTTATCGAATGGGATGAAGTATGTAGAAGAAATTACCCGTATTTTTTCAGAAAAAGATGCTGAAAATAAAGCAGTCTATGAAGAAAACGCAAAAAAATATATTGAAAAGTTGAGCGAATTGGATGAAAAAGCTAAAACAAACTTTCAAACAATTCCTGAAGATAAAAGATTATTAGTAACGAGTGAAGGAGCTTTCAAATATTTTTCCAAAGCTTATGGAATCCCAGCAAGTTATATTTGGGAAATCAATACAGAAAGTCAGGGAACACCTGAACAAATGAAACAAATCATCAATCAAGTAAGAGACTCTGCAGTACCCGCTTTGTTTGTCGAAACAAGTGTTGATCCTAGAAGCATGGAACGTGTAGCGAAAGAAACGGGAGTAGCTATCTATGATCGATTATATACAGACTCTATCGATAAGGAAGGCAAACCAGGAGATTCTTATTATAAGATGATGGACTGGAATATCCGAACGATCCATGATGGGTTGACTCAAGAAAAATAA
- the queG gene encoding tRNA epoxyqueuosine(34) reductase QueG: MTKTLKEEIIEESKRLGIDKIGFTTAEPFDYLKESLEEQKAAGHTSGFEHPVIEERLYLEKTFDRPQSIIAIALAYPTKIHEEVPKDEKRGQFARASWGIDYHDILRDRLNQLITFIQSRASVWQQEEAWRFAPQVDTGELVDVAVAQRAGLGFIGRNGLLITEEYGSFVYLGEIVTNIVFEPDEPGVFGCGDCTRCVTACPTKALLGDGRMNAQRCLSYQTQTKGLMPNEYRKKMRNVIYGCDICQLVCPYNQGKDFHFHEEMEPKVEEVYPKLKPMLSLSNKEFKQQFGHLAGSWRGKKPLQRNALIALANLGDTSALPEIESCLSDVRPVIRATAAWSIGRLGRKEPEKWLETLEQMKQREEDQEVITEIIEAQEMLAKKTKRKKRT; the protein is encoded by the coding sequence ATGACAAAAACCTTAAAAGAAGAAATCATTGAAGAAAGCAAACGTTTAGGTATTGATAAAATCGGATTTACGACGGCAGAACCCTTTGATTATTTAAAAGAGTCTTTAGAAGAACAAAAAGCCGCTGGACATACTTCGGGATTTGAACATCCAGTAATTGAAGAACGTTTATATTTAGAAAAAACTTTTGATCGCCCACAATCGATTATCGCTATTGCTTTAGCTTATCCAACCAAGATCCATGAAGAGGTCCCAAAAGATGAAAAAAGAGGACAATTTGCACGGGCATCTTGGGGAATCGATTACCATGATATTTTACGTGACCGTCTCAATCAATTGATTACTTTTATCCAAAGCAGAGCAAGTGTCTGGCAACAAGAAGAAGCTTGGCGGTTTGCCCCACAAGTGGATACTGGAGAATTAGTAGATGTGGCTGTTGCACAAAGAGCAGGACTAGGATTTATTGGTCGAAATGGGTTGCTGATCACAGAAGAATACGGTTCATTCGTGTATCTTGGAGAAATTGTCACCAATATCGTATTTGAACCTGATGAACCAGGTGTTTTTGGCTGTGGTGATTGTACTCGTTGTGTGACAGCTTGTCCGACAAAAGCTTTGTTAGGCGATGGCAGGATGAATGCACAAAGATGTTTATCTTATCAGACCCAAACCAAAGGGCTAATGCCAAATGAGTATCGGAAAAAAATGCGAAATGTCATTTACGGGTGCGATATCTGTCAGTTAGTCTGTCCTTATAATCAAGGGAAAGATTTCCATTTCCATGAAGAAATGGAACCAAAAGTAGAAGAAGTCTATCCGAAATTAAAACCAATGCTTTCTTTATCAAATAAAGAGTTTAAACAACAGTTTGGGCATTTAGCTGGTTCATGGCGAGGGAAAAAACCATTGCAAAGAAATGCTTTGATTGCTTTAGCAAACCTTGGGGATACTTCGGCTTTACCTGAGATCGAAAGTTGCTTAAGTGATGTTCGACCGGTTATTCGAGCAACCGCTGCTTGGTCGATTGGGCGTTTAGGTAGAAAAGAACCAGAAAAATGGTTGGAAACTTTAGAGCAAATGAAACAACGCGAAGAAGACCAAGAAGTGATCACAGAAATTATAGAAGCGCAAGAAATGTTAGCCAAGAAAACGAAGCGAAAAAAGAGGACATGA